The Pelagibacterium halotolerans B2 genome has a segment encoding these proteins:
- the mgtE gene encoding magnesium transporter, giving the protein MEDAASTGPEPHEAMSTIYDADGRLRTDWYEALRAEIETGDAEALRARMEPLHESETGDVIEALPADDRVRLVMLLGDAFDYSALTEVDDSVRIDLMEELPNAEIARGVADLDSDDAVYILEDIDEEDRDEILAQMPAFDRISLKRSLDFPEDSAGRRMQTDFIAIPPFWTVGQTIDYLRTNDDLPDDFYQIYVVNPGFNLLGTIPLDRILRVQRATRIEDIMNTQVRQIDATLDQEEAARIFERYDQVEVAVVDESKRLVGVLTIDDIVDVINEEASEDIHRLGGVGDEDISRTVPGVVRSRATWLLVNLGTATLASLVIGLFDGTIEQMVALAVLMPIVASMGGVAGTQTMTVTVRAISQRELDKNNAWRLIRRELLVGLTNGVIFAVLLGLITGFRFANPALGLVIGMAMVVNMIVAGGCGILIPMLLNKLKVDPAVASSTFVMTFTDVIGFFAFLTLAGWWFGLF; this is encoded by the coding sequence ATGGAAGACGCTGCATCGACCGGACCGGAACCCCACGAGGCGATGAGCACCATCTATGACGCGGATGGCCGTCTTCGCACCGATTGGTATGAGGCGCTGCGCGCCGAGATCGAGACCGGAGATGCCGAGGCGCTGCGCGCCCGCATGGAACCGCTCCATGAATCGGAAACCGGCGATGTGATCGAAGCGCTGCCGGCGGACGACCGGGTTCGGCTGGTCATGCTGCTGGGCGATGCCTTCGATTATTCGGCGCTGACCGAGGTCGATGATTCAGTCCGTATCGACCTTATGGAAGAGTTGCCCAATGCCGAGATCGCGCGCGGTGTCGCCGACCTCGACAGCGACGACGCCGTCTATATCCTCGAAGACATCGATGAGGAGGACCGGGACGAAATTCTGGCGCAGATGCCGGCTTTCGATCGCATCTCGCTCAAGCGCAGCCTCGACTTTCCCGAGGATTCCGCCGGCCGGCGGATGCAGACCGATTTCATTGCCATTCCGCCGTTCTGGACGGTTGGCCAGACCATCGACTATCTGCGCACCAATGACGATCTGCCCGACGATTTCTACCAGATCTATGTCGTCAACCCGGGTTTCAACCTGCTGGGCACCATTCCGCTGGATCGCATTCTCCGCGTGCAGCGGGCGACCCGCATCGAAGACATCATGAACACCCAGGTCCGCCAGATCGACGCAACGCTCGACCAGGAAGAGGCGGCGCGCATCTTCGAGCGCTACGATCAGGTCGAAGTGGCGGTGGTCGACGAGAGCAAGCGGCTCGTGGGCGTTCTGACCATCGACGACATCGTCGACGTCATCAATGAAGAGGCGAGCGAGGATATTCACCGTCTCGGCGGCGTGGGCGACGAGGACATTTCGCGCACCGTGCCGGGCGTGGTGCGCAGCCGTGCAACGTGGCTGCTGGTCAATCTGGGCACGGCAACCCTCGCTTCGCTGGTGATCGGGCTGTTCGACGGCACCATCGAGCAGATGGTTGCGCTGGCGGTGCTGATGCCGATCGTCGCTTCCATGGGCGGGGTGGCGGGCACCCAGACCATGACGGTTACCGTGCGCGCCATATCGCAACGGGAACTGGACAAGAACAATGCCTGGCGGTTGATCCGCCGCGAATTGCTTGTCGGGCTCACGAACGGGGTGATCTTTGCCGTGCTGCTCGGGCTCATCACAGGGTTCCGCTTCGCCAATCCGGCGCTCGGGCTGGTGATCGGCATGGCGATGGTGGTCAACATGATCGTTGCAGGCGGCTGCGGCATTCTTATTCCAATGCTGCTCAACAAGCTCAAGGTGGATCCGGCGGTGGCCTCATCGACCTTTGTCATGACGTTCACCGACGTGATCGGGTTCTTCGCCTTCCTGACCCTGGCCGGGTGGTGGTTCGGGCTTTTCTGA
- a CDS encoding L,D-transpeptidase has translation MSLTRRGFLVGLPLFLAACSTRTSSSVSSMSMVSAYGPVTNEPFPLPALNARLIKPELRRQIVDYETSHAKGTIVVDTPNRFLYLVQEDGKAMRYGVGVGREGLALRGNAYIGRKAEWPSWTPTANMLRRDPEANGPYRNGMAGGPNNPLGARALYLYRSGGDTMFRIHGTNQPQSIGLAMSSGCIRMLNHDIIDLYERVPSGTRVVVIQA, from the coding sequence ATGAGCCTGACACGCCGCGGATTTCTTGTAGGGCTTCCGCTTTTCCTGGCTGCGTGTTCGACGCGCACCTCTTCCTCCGTTTCCTCGATGTCCATGGTCAGCGCCTACGGCCCGGTGACCAATGAGCCGTTTCCTCTCCCAGCGCTGAATGCCCGGCTTATCAAACCCGAGCTGCGGCGGCAGATTGTCGATTACGAGACCAGTCACGCCAAGGGCACCATCGTCGTGGATACGCCAAACCGGTTCCTCTATCTGGTGCAGGAAGACGGCAAGGCGATGCGCTATGGCGTCGGGGTTGGCCGGGAAGGGCTAGCGCTGCGCGGTAATGCCTATATCGGGCGCAAGGCGGAATGGCCGAGCTGGACACCGACGGCCAACATGCTGCGCCGAGATCCGGAAGCCAACGGCCCTTATCGCAACGGCATGGCGGGTGGCCCCAACAATCCGTTGGGCGCGCGTGCCCTTTATCTATATCGCAGCGGCGGCGATACGATGTTCCGCATCCACGGCACAAACCAGCCGCAATCGATCGGCCTGGCCATGTCGTCGGGCTGCATTCGCATGCTCAACCACGATATTATCGACCTTTACGAGCGTGTGCCGTCGGGCACCCGCGTCGTGGTCATCCAGGCCTGA
- a CDS encoding HIT family protein — protein MTAYDPDNIFGKILKGEIPSHKVYEDDDTLAFMDVMPQSRGHTLVIPKTGSRNLFDAEPQVLANLIQKTQKVARAVMTAMDADGLRLAQFNEAPAGQTVFHLHFHIIPMYEGVPLRPHTGEMADQDELAAQAEKIRAAF, from the coding sequence ATGACCGCTTACGATCCGGACAATATTTTCGGCAAGATCTTGAAGGGCGAAATCCCGAGCCACAAGGTTTACGAGGACGACGACACGCTGGCCTTCATGGACGTGATGCCCCAATCTCGCGGGCATACCCTCGTCATCCCCAAAACCGGCTCACGCAACCTGTTCGATGCCGAACCGCAGGTGCTCGCCAATCTGATCCAGAAAACCCAAAAGGTCGCCAGGGCCGTGATGACTGCCATGGATGCCGACGGACTTCGCCTTGCCCAGTTCAACGAAGCCCCCGCCGGACAGACCGTATTCCATCTCCATTTCCACATCATCCCCATGTATGAGGGCGTACCGCTCCGGCCTCACACCGGCGAAATGGCCGATCAGGACGAACTGGCCGCGCAGGCCGAAAAGATCCGCGCCGCGTTTTGA
- a CDS encoding SDR family oxidoreductase, with protein sequence MDVAGKIALVTGGGSGLGRASALKLAERGADIALLSRTMEEVDAVAGQITRLGRKALPLYADISDVADMQAAFDQITETFGRLDIVFANAGINGTWAPIEELMVEDWDRTIAVNLRGTFLTLHHAVPLMKARGGSIVITSSINGTRTFTTAGASAYSTTKAGQVALAQMAALELAKHRIRVNAICPGAIESQIDENTERRNVEKAAEPAHYPEGDIPLTDGAPGKADDVADLVCFLASDASRHITGTPIWIDGAQSLLV encoded by the coding sequence ATGGACGTTGCAGGCAAAATCGCCCTGGTCACCGGTGGCGGTTCCGGGCTGGGCAGGGCCAGCGCCCTCAAGCTGGCCGAACGAGGCGCCGACATCGCGCTTCTCAGCCGCACGATGGAAGAGGTCGACGCCGTCGCCGGGCAGATCACCCGGTTGGGCCGCAAGGCGCTCCCCCTCTACGCCGACATCTCCGACGTCGCCGACATGCAGGCAGCGTTCGACCAGATCACCGAGACGTTCGGGCGTCTCGATATCGTTTTCGCCAATGCCGGCATCAACGGCACCTGGGCGCCAATCGAGGAACTGATGGTCGAGGATTGGGATCGGACCATTGCGGTCAACCTGCGCGGCACCTTCCTCACCCTCCATCACGCCGTACCGCTGATGAAGGCGCGTGGCGGCTCGATCGTCATCACCTCCTCGATCAATGGGACTCGAACCTTCACAACCGCGGGAGCATCGGCCTATTCCACAACAAAGGCCGGGCAGGTTGCCCTCGCCCAGATGGCCGCGCTCGAGCTTGCCAAGCACCGCATCCGCGTCAACGCCATCTGCCCGGGCGCCATCGAAAGCCAGATCGACGAGAACACCGAGCGCCGCAATGTGGAAAAGGCAGCCGAACCCGCCCACTACCCGGAAGGGGATATCCCGCTGACGGACGGGGCACCCGGCAAGGCTGACGACGTCGCCGATCTCGTCTGCTTTCTGGCCTCGGATGCTTCAAGACACATCACGGGCACCCCCATCTGGATCGATGGAGCACAATCGCTTCTGGTTTGA
- the clpA gene encoding ATP-dependent Clp protease ATP-binding subunit ClpA: MPSFSRGLEKALHQAMNLARERSHEFATLEHLLLALTEDRDTISVLTGCDVDIESLRADLEEFIDEELDSLVVPNGQDARPTAAFQRVIQRAVIHVQSSGREEVTGANVLVAIFAERESHAAYFLEQQDMTRLDAVNFISHGIAKSGRNADRPVRGAEEGGPGFEGEQERGGGNGPQQSSALADFCVNLNEKARAGKIDPLIGRGIELERTIQVLCRRSKNNPLYVGDPGVGKTAIAEGLARRIIEADVPEVLETAVIYALDMGALLAGTRYRGDFEERLKAIMKELEKKDNVILFIDEIHTVIGAGATSGGALDASNLLKPALASGAIRCIGSTTYKEYRQFFEKDRALVRRFQKIDVNEPTIPDAIEIMKGLRPYFEDYHKLKYTDDAIKAAVELSARYINDRKLPDKAIDVVDETGARQMLVTEDKRKKTIGVEDIEATVATIARIPPKSVSKSDTELLGNLEANLKRVVFGQDKAIDALSSAIKLARAGLREPEKPIGSYMFTGPTGVGKTEVAKQLADTLGVELLRFDMSEYMERHTVSRLIGAPPGYVGFDQGGLMTDGVDQHPHSVLLLDEIEKAHPDLFNILLQVMDHGKLTDHSGKQVDFRNVILIMTSNVGATELAKSPIGFGRVRQEGDDEEAINRMFTPEFRNRLDAIISFAPLPPSTVNRVVEKFILQLEGQLAERGITIELTPEASDWLAARGYDEKMGARPLGRVIQEYVKKPLAEEVLFGLLQKGGSVKVTVVGEGSEARLELVSVPPRPARPKAITGPKGGKKPARKSKPKGAEQNT, encoded by the coding sequence ATGCCTTCATTCTCTCGCGGTCTCGAAAAGGCGTTGCATCAGGCCATGAATCTGGCTCGGGAGCGCAGTCATGAGTTTGCGACCCTCGAACACCTGCTGCTGGCGCTGACCGAGGATCGCGATACGATTTCGGTTCTGACCGGGTGCGATGTCGATATCGAGTCGCTCAGGGCCGATCTCGAAGAGTTCATCGACGAGGAGCTCGATAGCCTCGTTGTGCCCAACGGCCAGGACGCCCGTCCGACGGCCGCGTTTCAGCGCGTCATCCAGCGCGCGGTGATTCACGTTCAATCGTCCGGGCGCGAGGAAGTGACCGGGGCCAACGTGCTCGTTGCGATCTTCGCCGAGCGCGAAAGCCACGCTGCCTATTTCCTCGAACAGCAGGACATGACCCGCCTCGACGCGGTCAACTTCATTTCCCACGGCATCGCCAAATCCGGCCGCAATGCCGATCGGCCCGTGCGCGGCGCCGAAGAAGGCGGACCGGGATTTGAAGGGGAACAGGAACGCGGCGGCGGCAATGGTCCGCAGCAGAGTTCCGCTCTTGCCGATTTCTGCGTCAACCTCAATGAAAAGGCCCGGGCCGGGAAGATCGATCCGCTCATCGGCCGGGGCATTGAGCTTGAGCGCACAATTCAGGTGCTCTGCCGTCGTTCGAAGAATAACCCGCTTTACGTGGGCGATCCCGGCGTGGGCAAGACAGCCATTGCCGAAGGTCTGGCCCGCCGGATCATCGAGGCCGATGTGCCCGAGGTTCTTGAAACGGCGGTGATCTATGCGCTCGACATGGGTGCGCTGCTGGCGGGGACCCGCTATCGCGGCGATTTCGAGGAGCGGCTCAAGGCGATCATGAAAGAGCTCGAAAAGAAGGACAACGTCATTCTTTTCATCGACGAGATCCATACGGTGATCGGCGCGGGGGCAACTTCGGGCGGAGCGCTCGATGCTTCGAACCTTTTGAAGCCCGCTTTGGCTTCGGGGGCGATTCGTTGCATCGGCTCGACCACCTATAAGGAATATCGCCAGTTCTTCGAAAAGGACCGGGCTCTCGTGCGCCGGTTCCAGAAGATCGACGTCAACGAGCCCACGATCCCCGATGCCATCGAGATCATGAAGGGGCTGCGTCCGTATTTCGAGGATTACCACAAGCTCAAATATACCGACGACGCCATCAAGGCCGCTGTCGAGCTTTCGGCCCGTTATATCAACGACCGCAAGCTGCCCGACAAGGCCATCGACGTGGTGGACGAAACCGGAGCCCGGCAGATGCTGGTGACCGAGGACAAGCGCAAGAAGACCATCGGCGTCGAGGATATCGAGGCGACTGTGGCGACCATTGCGCGCATTCCGCCGAAATCGGTCTCCAAATCCGACACCGAGCTTCTGGGCAATCTCGAGGCCAATCTCAAGCGCGTGGTGTTCGGGCAGGATAAGGCGATCGACGCGTTGTCGTCGGCCATCAAGCTGGCCCGTGCCGGCCTGCGAGAGCCCGAAAAGCCCATCGGCTCGTACATGTTCACCGGCCCGACGGGCGTGGGCAAGACCGAGGTGGCCAAACAGCTCGCCGATACACTGGGCGTGGAGCTGCTGCGCTTCGACATGTCCGAATATATGGAGCGTCACACCGTTTCGCGGCTGATCGGTGCGCCTCCGGGCTATGTTGGGTTCGACCAGGGCGGGCTGATGACCGATGGCGTCGACCAGCACCCCCATTCGGTCCTGCTGCTCGACGAGATCGAAAAGGCCCATCCGGACCTCTTCAACATCCTCCTGCAGGTCATGGATCACGGCAAGCTCACCGATCATTCGGGCAAGCAGGTCGATTTCCGCAACGTCATTCTCATCATGACGTCGAATGTGGGTGCAACCGAACTGGCGAAATCGCCCATCGGCTTTGGCCGAGTGCGTCAGGAAGGCGACGACGAGGAAGCGATCAACCGGATGTTCACGCCGGAGTTCCGCAACCGGCTCGATGCGATCATCTCGTTCGCGCCACTGCCGCCTTCGACGGTCAACCGGGTCGTGGAGAAGTTCATTCTCCAGCTTGAGGGCCAGCTTGCCGAACGCGGCATCACCATCGAGTTGACGCCCGAAGCCTCCGATTGGTTGGCGGCGCGCGGCTATGACGAAAAGATGGGCGCCCGTCCTCTGGGCCGGGTGATCCAGGAATACGTCAAGAAGCCGCTGGCCGAGGAAGTGCTGTTCGGCCTGCTCCAGAAGGGCGGTTCGGTCAAGGTGACGGTGGTCGGCGAGGGCAGCGAAGCGCGGCTCGAACTGGTCTCGGTTCCCCCGCGTCCGGCAAGGCCAAAGGCGATAACCGGACCCAAAGGCGGCAAGAAGCCGGCCCGCAAGTCCAAGCCGAAGGGCGCCGAGCAGAACACCTAA
- the clpS gene encoding ATP-dependent Clp protease adapter ClpS yields MWAGPGKDDRDRDQGSDGQTGVATKTRTKTKKPSLYRVLLLNDDYTPMEFVILILEEVFNKSREDATRIMLSVHNQGVGECGVYPYEVAETKVTNVMDAARRNQHPLQCVMEKQ; encoded by the coding sequence ATCTGGGCTGGCCCGGGCAAGGATGACCGGGACAGGGACCAGGGAAGCGATGGCCAGACCGGCGTCGCGACCAAGACCAGAACGAAGACCAAGAAGCCGAGCCTTTACAGGGTCCTGCTTCTCAATGACGACTACACGCCGATGGAGTTCGTCATCCTCATTTTAGAAGAGGTCTTCAACAAATCCCGGGAGGATGCGACGCGCATTATGCTAAGCGTCCATAATCAAGGTGTGGGGGAATGCGGGGTTTATCCATACGAGGTGGCCGAAACCAAGGTCACCAACGTCATGGATGCCGCGCGCCGAAACCAGCATCCGCTGCAATGCGTGATGGAAAAGCAATAG
- a CDS encoding DUF1489 family protein: protein MHIIKLCVGVSSVEELIEWRTLRREQGFGRPDGLNVHRTRMMPKKADEIVGQGSLYWVIAGAVRARQVIADLKAETDGEGRSCCDILLEPELIRTTPYPRRPFQGWRYLQAKDAPPDLARAGEESPPEGMAEELAQLGLL, encoded by the coding sequence ATGCATATCATCAAGCTTTGTGTTGGTGTTTCCTCGGTCGAGGAGCTTATCGAATGGCGAACCCTGCGCCGCGAGCAGGGGTTCGGGCGTCCGGACGGGCTCAATGTTCATCGCACCCGCATGATGCCCAAAAAGGCCGACGAGATCGTGGGGCAGGGATCGTTATACTGGGTTATCGCCGGGGCGGTCCGTGCCCGGCAGGTGATTGCCGATCTCAAGGCGGAGACCGACGGGGAGGGGCGATCGTGCTGCGACATCCTTCTCGAGCCCGAACTGATCCGCACGACGCCCTATCCGCGGCGCCCTTTCCAGGGGTGGCGCTATCTGCAGGCCAAGGATGCTCCGCCGGATCTGGCGCGTGCGGGGGAAGAATCGCCGCCTGAGGGCATGGCCGAAGAACTGGCCCAATTGGGGCTGCTCTGA
- a CDS encoding GGDEF domain-containing protein, giving the protein MSIGGQGLKGWMQIAAWTVCGPLFCVLVALGYNIVTFASFPGEIQVRAAFAAIAVPLGLATPFFFYFSIKLRELALANSQLSRLAATDGLTKCLNRTAFTALVEARLEALVPQGDQVHGALLIIDADNFKQINDRFGHHNGDIALTLISRAIRSSVRAGDNVGRLGGEEFGVFLPVVDRYGAEIVAERLRRAVEKLAFVADGNRHQLSVSVGGVVFDRRTGFEDLFKLADAQLYAAKSEGRNTVRLIGCATSGAGFAILDA; this is encoded by the coding sequence ATGAGTATCGGTGGCCAGGGACTCAAAGGATGGATGCAAATCGCCGCATGGACGGTTTGCGGACCATTGTTCTGCGTTCTGGTCGCGCTCGGTTACAACATCGTGACATTTGCCTCCTTTCCCGGCGAAATTCAGGTCCGCGCGGCATTTGCCGCAATCGCGGTACCGCTCGGGCTGGCCACGCCCTTCTTTTTCTATTTCTCCATCAAGCTGCGCGAGCTCGCCCTGGCCAACAGCCAGCTCAGCCGGCTGGCGGCTACGGACGGGTTGACCAAGTGCCTCAACCGAACGGCTTTCACGGCGCTGGTCGAGGCGCGACTTGAAGCCCTGGTGCCCCAGGGAGACCAAGTCCATGGCGCCCTGCTCATCATCGATGCCGACAATTTCAAGCAGATCAACGATCGCTTCGGCCATCACAATGGCGATATCGCCCTGACCCTGATCTCCCGCGCCATCCGCTCGTCGGTACGGGCCGGCGACAATGTGGGTCGGCTGGGCGGCGAGGAGTTCGGCGTGTTCCTGCCCGTTGTCGACCGGTATGGCGCCGAGATCGTGGCCGAACGGCTTCGCCGCGCCGTTGAAAAGCTGGCTTTCGTCGCCGATGGCAACCGGCACCAGCTTTCAGTGAGCGTCGGCGGCGTGGTGTTCGACCGTCGTACGGGCTTTGAGGACCTGTTCAAGCTCGCTGACGCGCAGCTCTACGCCGCCAAGAGCGAGGGGCGCAACACAGTGAGACTGATCGGGTGTGCAACGAGCGGCGCCGGCTTTGCAATCCTCGATGCCTGA
- a CDS encoding DNA-3-methyladenine glycosylase has translation MVANPDCIKRYFDDDVVAVAKRLIGAQFLVGGVGGTIVETEAYDQNEPASHSFRGPTPRNRAMFSAPGTVYVYRSYGIHWCANFVCRSGCAVLIRALVPTDGIEQMIDRRGLSDPWKLCAGPGRLAQALGIDLSHNDRLLSDSRFSFTPASLEGTIIAGPRIGITRATDLPWRFGLPESKYLSRPFKKNGPSEV, from the coding sequence ATGGTCGCCAATCCCGATTGCATCAAGCGCTATTTCGACGACGACGTAGTTGCCGTTGCAAAGCGGTTGATCGGGGCGCAATTTCTTGTCGGTGGCGTCGGCGGCACTATCGTCGAGACCGAGGCCTATGACCAGAACGAGCCCGCATCTCACAGCTTCCGCGGCCCGACGCCGCGAAACAGGGCAATGTTTAGCGCTCCCGGCACGGTCTATGTCTATCGCAGCTATGGCATCCACTGGTGCGCCAACTTTGTCTGCCGGTCCGGCTGTGCCGTGCTCATCAGGGCACTCGTGCCAACCGATGGAATCGAGCAAATGATCGACCGGCGTGGACTGTCGGACCCATGGAAACTCTGCGCCGGGCCCGGGCGGCTGGCGCAGGCCCTCGGGATCGACCTGAGCCACAATGACCGCTTGCTCTCGGACAGCCGCTTCAGTTTCACCCCGGCATCCCTGGAAGGCACGATAATCGCCGGCCCGCGCATCGGCATCACCAGGGCCACGGACCTGCCCTGGCGGTTCGGGCTGCCCGAAAGCAAATATCTCAGCCGTCCCTTCAAGAAAAACGGCCCCTCAGAGGTCTGA
- a CDS encoding serine hydrolase → MPTLLRIDSARVPFVRFFLTVLIAAMAFAAVSAPAAAQNVPRAFAGIAVDAKTGQVLYQDDANELRYPASLTKVMTLYILFQELEAGRLRLDSKLSVSAHAAAAVPTKLYVQRGSTISVENAIKALVTLSANDVARVIGENISGTESKFGERMTQTARALGMSRTTYKNASGLPDSGQVTTAADQATLARAIYLHFPHYYEYFQTRSFTYGSKTYGNHNALLGQNGVDGIKTGYINASGYNLMTAARSNNRHIVVIGLGFNTGAARNARVAELVRTYLPKARQGDYWREAMIPRPTLLGNGIAVASAGAAVPLNRLPPGRPVSLLPVITAEQAMQVASLSQSAPESAPVSNEPDTIPFQVVSADDIPARPGDNALDQATYVATGVMPSDAPVYPADDPIGAWIAESLQLGPQPGQVLVPPAPIARPDGLALDPMSTNSAATVPAGGWVVQVGAADSEDSAEQMLSEATSTYDQLANLRSYVETFERNGVTYYRARFAGFADRTQARTTCDALSQASINCLTVQG, encoded by the coding sequence GTGCCGACCCTTCTGCGTATCGATTCCGCACGCGTCCCTTTTGTGCGCTTTTTTCTCACGGTTCTGATCGCGGCAATGGCTTTTGCCGCCGTATCCGCTCCCGCGGCGGCGCAAAACGTGCCGCGCGCCTTTGCCGGCATCGCTGTTGACGCCAAAACCGGCCAGGTCCTCTATCAGGATGACGCCAACGAATTGCGGTATCCCGCCTCACTCACCAAGGTGATGACGCTCTATATCCTGTTCCAGGAACTCGAAGCCGGCCGGCTCCGGCTCGACAGCAAATTGTCGGTGTCGGCCCACGCCGCCGCTGCCGTTCCCACAAAGCTCTACGTGCAGCGTGGCTCGACCATCAGCGTCGAAAACGCCATCAAGGCACTGGTCACCCTTTCAGCCAACGACGTCGCCCGCGTCATCGGCGAAAACATTTCCGGCACCGAAAGCAAGTTCGGCGAGCGCATGACCCAGACGGCCCGCGCGCTGGGCATGAGCCGAACGACCTATAAGAACGCCTCCGGCCTGCCCGACAGCGGCCAGGTCACGACTGCTGCCGACCAGGCCACCCTGGCTCGCGCCATCTATCTTCATTTCCCCCATTATTACGAATATTTCCAGACCCGCAGCTTCACGTATGGTTCCAAGACCTATGGCAACCACAACGCGCTGTTGGGCCAGAACGGCGTCGATGGCATCAAGACCGGCTATATCAATGCGTCGGGCTACAACCTGATGACCGCCGCCCGCTCCAACAACCGCCATATCGTGGTGATCGGCCTGGGCTTCAACACCGGCGCCGCCCGCAACGCGCGTGTGGCAGAACTCGTGCGGACCTACCTGCCCAAGGCGCGCCAGGGCGATTACTGGCGCGAGGCGATGATCCCGCGTCCGACCCTGCTCGGCAACGGCATCGCCGTGGCCTCGGCAGGCGCCGCCGTGCCCCTCAATCGCCTGCCGCCCGGCCGGCCCGTCAGCCTCCTGCCCGTCATCACCGCCGAACAGGCCATGCAGGTGGCTTCACTCAGCCAGTCGGCCCCTGAATCCGCACCGGTCTCGAACGAGCCCGACACCATCCCCTTCCAGGTGGTGTCAGCCGACGATATCCCGGCGCGTCCCGGTGACAACGCCCTCGATCAGGCGACCTATGTCGCAACCGGCGTCATGCCCTCCGATGCTCCCGTCTATCCCGCCGACGACCCGATCGGCGCATGGATTGCCGAATCTCTTCAGCTCGGCCCGCAGCCCGGTCAGGTTCTCGTGCCGCCCGCGCCCATCGCGCGTCCGGACGGCCTGGCGCTTGACCCCATGAGCACCAACAGTGCTGCGACCGTTCCGGCCGGTGGCTGGGTCGTCCAGGTCGGCGCCGCCGATAGCGAGGACAGTGCCGAGCAGATGCTCAGCGAGGCGACCTCGACATACGATCAGCTCGCCAACCTTCGCAGCTATGTGGAAACCTTCGAGCGCAACGGCGTCACCTATTACCGCGCGCGTTTCGCTGGATTTGCCGATCGCACCCAGGCCCGCACCACCTGCGACGCGCTCTCGCAAGCCTCGATCAACTGCCTCACGGTCCAGGGTTAA
- a CDS encoding division plane positioning ATPase MipZ — protein sequence MQRSNAHVIVLGNEKGGSGKSTTAIHLAVHLLYEGFRVATIDADSRQHTLTTYVRNRREWAKAHSLKVPHSTHFHLPQGRGDSLEKNADIEFEMFRQAVAEVEREVDYLIIDTPGFDTHLTRIAHSLADTLITPLNDSLIDLDVIARIEPDSGALIELSHYTRLVQRSRRERLAIDGRTIDWVMVRNRISMLNSRNTRLVQTGLENVAERVGCRVADGIAERVIFRSLFPIGMTVFDPLDEDALGGMPTMSHIGARQEYRLLLEALNLFAGHRRSDVREQRVLAGPV from the coding sequence ATGCAGCGATCGAATGCGCATGTCATCGTCCTGGGCAACGAAAAAGGTGGCTCGGGCAAGTCCACTACGGCGATACATCTCGCCGTCCATCTGCTCTATGAGGGCTTTCGCGTCGCCACGATCGATGCCGACAGCCGTCAGCACACGCTGACGACATATGTGCGCAACCGGCGCGAATGGGCCAAAGCCCACAGTCTGAAGGTTCCCCATTCCACCCATTTCCATCTTCCCCAGGGCAGGGGCGACTCGCTTGAAAAGAATGCGGATATCGAGTTCGAGATGTTTCGCCAGGCGGTGGCCGAGGTGGAACGAGAGGTCGATTACCTCATCATCGACACGCCCGGCTTCGACACCCATCTGACGCGCATTGCCCATTCGCTGGCCGATACGTTGATTACGCCGCTCAATGACAGCCTTATCGATCTGGACGTCATCGCCCGGATCGAGCCCGACAGTGGCGCGCTGATCGAATTGAGCCATTATACGCGGCTGGTTCAACGCTCCCGCCGCGAACGACTGGCCATCGACGGGCGTACCATCGACTGGGTCATGGTGCGCAATCGTATCTCCATGCTCAATTCGCGCAACACGCGGCTGGTACAGACCGGGCTCGAGAACGTCGCCGAGCGTGTCGGGTGCCGCGTGGCAGACGGGATTGCCGAGCGAGTGATCTTCCGCTCGCTGTTTCCCATCGGCATGACGGTTTTCGATCCGCTCGACGAGGACGCTTTGGGCGGCATGCCGACCATGAGCCATATCGGCGCGCGGCAGGAATACCGGCTGTTGCTCGAAGCGCTCAATCTGTTTGCGGGCCACCGGCGCTCCGATGTCCGCGAACAGCGCGTGCTGGCGGGGCCGGTTTAG
- a CDS encoding PRC-barrel domain-containing protein — MDPRTDNGLRARDLDSRESGNLIGSDKVEGTAVYSLANDKIGTIERVMIDKLSGKVAYAVLSFGGFLGIGDDHYPIPWAKLTYDESIGGYRTDISKADLDAAPRYDADDDFAWDDRQRAMDIYTYYGVPPYWI; from the coding sequence ATGGACCCCAGAACAGACAACGGACTTCGTGCCCGCGATCTCGACAGCCGCGAAAGCGGCAATCTGATCGGCAGCGACAAGGTTGAAGGCACAGCGGTTTACAGTCTTGCCAATGACAAGATCGGCACCATCGAAAGGGTGATGATCGACAAGCTCAGCGGCAAGGTCGCCTATGCGGTGCTCAGCTTCGGCGGTTTCCTCGGCATCGGGGACGACCACTATCCGATCCCATGGGCCAAATTGACCTATGACGAGAGCATTGGCGGCTATCGCACCGACATTTCCAAGGCGGACCTCGATGCCGCTCCGCGCTATGATGCGGACGATGACTTCGCCTGGGACGACCGGCAGCGTGCCATGGACATCTATACCTATTACGGTGTGCCGCCGTACTGGATCTGA